CAGACCGTTTAAAGATAGAGCCTGCAAATCGTTTCATATTAGATAAAGTTTCGCAATTCGGAGAGGTTATTATGGTACTCGGCGTTCGAGATACTGAAAGTGCCACTCGAGCTAACGTTATGCAACAGCATACCATTGAAGGTAAGAACCTAATGCGGCATTCTACTCTCACAAATGCATTTGTGTTTGCACCTATTCGAGACTTCTCAACAGATGACGTCTGGGATTACCTTTTGCAATCCAACTTGTCGCCATGGGGAGAAGACAACAATGAACTTCTTCGACTGTATCAAGATTCCAACAGCGAATGCCCGTTAGTAGTAGATAAAGAAATCAAAGAATCTGCTGGTTCCTGTGGGAATAGTCGCTTTGGTTGCTGGACATGTACAGTCGTATCCGAAGATAAGGCACTTAGTGGATTTATAAATAATGGAGTGAGTTGGCTTGAACCACTCTATGAATTCCGTAATTTCTTATATCACATTCGTAATGATCGCAACGCTCGCCAAAAGCAACGCATGAATGGTCAAGTTTACTTACTCTCCCATCTTGACGGAATTGACCTGGATTCTGCACAACAAGTTCATATTAATGATCTTGGTAATTTTCTGGATGCGAACAACATTGATCTAGCAAATGCAGAAGATTTAAATCTCATTATTGTTGATCATGATGGACAATTAAAGCAACTTGGTCCTGGACCATTTACGCTTAAAGCACGTGAAGAAATACTACGTAGGCTGTTACAAACCCAAAAGAAAGTGCAGCAATTACATGATCCTAGTATTGAGCTAATTTCAATTGAGGAACTTAAAATAATTAGACAATATTGGGAGGAAGATTTGGACTGGGATAACCGCGTACCTAACATATATGAGGAAGAAACTGGTCTTAAGATTAACTGGGAGGAAAACGATCGCCCTACTTTCGCTGAAGACCAAATGACGGACTTAGAACGTTTGTGTTTAGAAGAAAACGTAAACCTATCTGTATTTAAAAGGCTACTTAGCATAGAGAAAAACTATTCTGGCTACAAAATTCGTCGTGGTTTACATAAAGAGCTTGAAAAGGCATTAAAACAAGACTTTTTACATCTATAGCAAGGAGTTCTTAAGATGAAATTTAAAAAAATTCTTTTACGAAATATTGGTGCTTATTATGGGCAAAATAATGAGCTTGATTTCTCAACTTCTTCCGAACAAAATGTTATTTTAATAGGTGGGAAAAATGGAGCAGGTAAGACTACATTACTTGAATCCATTCGTGTAGCCTTATTTGGTTGTATTTCATATGGATTCATGACTGAAAATGAGGCTTACTTCAATAAAATTCAATCATTATTTAATCGTAAAGCCAGAAAAGAACACAACAGCCACTACCAAATTATTTTAGATTATGAAAGTGTAGAAAATTTTCTACCCGTGCATTATACAATTAGTAGAGTTTGGAATTTAAAGGGAACTAAAATCAATGAGACTTTTTCTGTTAAAAGAGATGGTCGCCTTCTAGATGAACGCGAAACAGATAATTATCAAAATAGACTCCGTGAAGAGATCCCCCTCGCTTATTTGAGTTATGTCTATTTGATGGCGAAGAAATCTCACGCCTTGTTTCCGATGGACGTATATCTGAATATCTGAGTGAAGCATCAAAAATATTATTTAATTTGGATTTGTTTTTCAATCTAGACAAAGATTTATTTCAATTCAAAAATAACCATAGTAATATCTCAGAAATTCAAATTGACACTTCAACAAAAGAACGACTTGAAGAAGAACGCGTTAGCACATCAAAATGATGTTACATCATTAAGTCAGCAAATAAATGAACATTACCAAGAAATAAATCATTATCAAGAGCTGCTCATTTTAAAAAAGCATGATTTTGAAATGCATGGTGGAATTCAAAAAGAAGCAAGAGAAAAAATGATACTTGAACAAAGTCGAATTGAAAACATACGAAAAAAAACCAGGATCAAATCAGAGGATTTATTACTGACCAATTACCATTATTCATCGTTCGTGAGCTTATACAGGAAGCCTGTTTGCAAATGAACAGTGAACAAAATGTTGAAACATATGAGCAAATTCAAAAGGTAATTACGCAAGAAACAATTTTGGAAATATTAGCTCAGTTATCCAGTGAATCTAATATAAATATTGGTTATGATAACAGTTCCAAGTTGCATGAAAAACTCATCTCTAAATTTAAACCAGACAATAAACAAATCATACACAGAGCATCTTTTGCCCAAAAGACAGAGTTACAATCATTACGTCTTTTACTCGAAAAAATAAGTATTCAAACATATATAAATATGTATGAAGAGAATGCTGCTTTATTGGAACGCATTCAAGAACTAAAACGACAACTAGATACAAATGATAATTCAAGTGAGTTTAAAATCTTACTGCAAGAAATCGAATATTTGTCTCAAAAAATTGAACATACAAGAGCTATTATTGAAAAAAAACAAATGGAAGAACTTCTAAAAACAGAACAATTAAAAATGACCCGCGACGCACTTGAAATTGAAAACAACAAACTCTCTCAATTTCGTAAGTCAGCTACTTCATTAATACTTGCTGATAAAATTCTGTCGGTTAGTAAAAGGTTCCAAGAGATTCAAATGCGTAAGAAATTAGATCAAGTACAAAATGAAGCCATTAAAATGATTCAGAATCTCTTTCGAAAGAAAAAATATATTACTCGTTTATATATCTCTCATGAAACATTTGATTTGCAATTATTCCATCATCATGAGTTACTGAGTAAAGAACGATTATCTGCAGGCGAAAAAGAAATGCTAATGCTTTCCATTATCTGGGCAATGTTTAAAACAACAGGTTGGAAATTACCTTTAGTCTTTGACACATTGCTAGGTAGACTTGACCAAGATCATAAGAGAGAGCTACTTACCAGCTATCTCCCAAGATGTGGGGATCAGGTCATAGTATTAGCTACTGATTCAGAGATATCCACCTCCCAATTTAAAGACTTAAAAAGATTTTTATCACGATCTTATACATTAGAGTTTAATGTTTCCTCGGAGTCCATTAATATTAACCAGGATCATTATTTTGATATTTATGAGTTGGAGTTGGTCTAATTGAACTTTAATCTACGTACTTCAAAATATGCAGCCGAAAGTCTAAGGCAATTACACGCTGCCACTAGTATTACTCCAAACTTGTTGATAAGATTTGCAGTCTCTCTCTCTCTTAGAAAGCCTGAACAAGTTGAGGTAAATACTAAGGAACATTCCGACGGTCTTACATTACACCGTTCAACTGTCACCGGGAATTATGACAATGTCTACTTTGCACTTATCGCTCAACACTGTCGTCGAGAAATTACAGACACCGAATACTTCCCCGGTTTGTTTAATGCACATTTGGAAAGAGGAATTCGTTTATTAAATGCGGAGTACAAAACAGCTACTAATAGTGAACGCTTCTTTAAAACCTTGATGAGTATCTAGGGGGAAATCAAATGATTTATATGGATAACAGCGCTACAACTGCGATTTACCCTGAGGTACTAGATGCTATGATGCCTTATTTACGTGAAGAATATGGAAATCCATCGAGCAAATACTATACTTTAGCCTCAAATTCCAAATTAGCTGTCGAAGAAGCCCGACAAAAGGTTGCCTATTTACTTGGTTGTGAACATGACGAAATTGTGTTTACAAGTGGTGCGACAGAAAGCAATAACATGATTATTAAAGGTGTCCTAGATTATTACAACAAAAATAACGGTAGTATTGTTACTTCCTCAGTTGAACATCCTTCCGTTTTAGAAACCTGCAACTATCTTCAATCGAAAGGTATTTCTGTAACGTATTTAGCTGTTGATAATATGGGCAGAGTCAGCCTTGATGATATCATTTTAGCCATAAAAAAACAGCCAACTCTATTAAGTGTCATTTGGGGAAACAACGAAGTTGGAAGCCTTAATCCTATTGAAACAATAG
This genomic window from Paenibacillus hexagrammi contains:
- the dndC gene encoding DNA phosphorothioation system sulfurtransferase DndC encodes the protein MGITNRERLPLPRQKFRWCTDRLKIEPANRFILDKVSQFGEVIMVLGVRDTESATRANVMQQHTIEGKNLMRHSTLTNAFVFAPIRDFSTDDVWDYLLQSNLSPWGEDNNELLRLYQDSNSECPLVVDKEIKESAGSCGNSRFGCWTCTVVSEDKALSGFINNGVSWLEPLYEFRNFLYHIRNDRNARQKQRMNGQVYLLSHLDGIDLDSAQQVHINDLGNFLDANNIDLANAEDLNLIIVDHDGQLKQLGPGPFTLKAREEILRRLLQTQKKVQQLHDPSIELISIEELKIIRQYWEEDLDWDNRVPNIYEEETGLKINWEENDRPTFAEDQMTDLERLCLEENVNLSVFKRLLSIEKNYSGYKIRRGLHKELEKALKQDFLHL
- a CDS encoding ATP-binding protein, whose translation is MKFKKILLRNIGAYYGQNNELDFSTSSEQNVILIGGKNGAGKTTLLESIRVALFGCISYGFMTENEAYFNKIQSLFNRKARKEHNSHYQIILDYESVENFLPVHYTISRVWNLKGTKINETFSVKRDGRLLDERETDNYQNRLREEIPLAYLSYVYLMAKKSHALFPMDVYLNI
- the dndE gene encoding DNA sulfur modification protein DndE — protein: MNFNLRTSKYAAESLRQLHAATSITPNLLIRFAVSLSLRKPEQVEVNTKEHSDGLTLHRSTVTGNYDNVYFALIAQHCRREITDTEYFPGLFNAHLERGIRLLNAEYKTATNSERFFKTLMSI